A single Nocardioides bizhenqiangii DNA region contains:
- a CDS encoding COG4315 family predicted lipoprotein, with protein sequence MRTRVGALLGCLLLLAACGDDGSDPEASDPTSSASETPMDTPTSDAPPTKATKTTKSDPPAADGTTVVVEDSEFGPMLFDDTGQAIYLFDVETTAEPQCYDDCEEAWPPVFTEGEPVAGPGVDASLLGTTERSDGRLQVTYNDHPLYFYAHEGKHEVLCHDVFLNGGNWYVVEPGGDAAPPG encoded by the coding sequence ATGAGAACCCGCGTCGGCGCTTTGCTCGGTTGCCTCCTCCTGCTGGCCGCGTGCGGCGACGACGGCTCGGATCCGGAGGCGAGCGATCCGACGTCGTCGGCGTCCGAGACGCCCATGGACACGCCGACCAGCGACGCCCCTCCGACCAAGGCCACGAAGACGACGAAGTCCGATCCCCCGGCCGCCGACGGCACGACGGTCGTGGTCGAGGACAGCGAGTTCGGTCCGATGCTGTTCGACGACACCGGCCAGGCCATCTACCTCTTCGACGTCGAGACCACGGCGGAGCCGCAGTGCTACGACGACTGCGAGGAGGCGTGGCCGCCGGTCTTCACCGAGGGTGAACCGGTGGCGGGCCCGGGCGTCGACGCCTCGCTGCTCGGCACGACCGAGCGCTCCGACGGCCGGCTCCAGGTCACCTACAACGACCACCCGCTGTACTTCTACGCCCACGAGGGCAAGCACGAGGTGCTGTGCCACGACGTCTTCCTCAACGGCGGCAACTGGTACGTCGTCGAGCCGGGCGGCGACGCGGCGCCGCCGGGCTGA
- a CDS encoding oxygenase MpaB family protein yields MSRDGQFDIRDHVPGPAGFLGSAANVIMQLGWREVGWGVVESSVDSGNVMLHPWKRLRTTISYLVVALFGDEADRAAYREAVNRSHVAVRSGPDSPVKYSAFDPDLQLWVAACLYVGVRDIRRAFLGPMTEADEDGLYAYCSRLGTSLQVPADRWPADREAFGKYWADGLARVRYDEPVRQHLMAVVDLEMIPRWMRWGNRSLNRFATTAFLPPEFREAMGLTWTAADQRRWERFVRVVRFGSRLLPRWVRMLPVRLQLAEVRLRIRRGWRLT; encoded by the coding sequence GTGAGCAGGGACGGGCAGTTCGACATCCGCGACCACGTCCCCGGTCCGGCGGGGTTCCTCGGGTCTGCTGCCAACGTGATCATGCAGCTCGGCTGGCGCGAGGTCGGGTGGGGCGTGGTCGAGAGCTCCGTCGACAGCGGCAACGTGATGCTGCACCCGTGGAAGCGGCTCCGGACCACGATCAGCTATCTGGTCGTCGCGCTGTTCGGCGACGAGGCGGACCGGGCGGCGTACCGCGAAGCCGTCAACCGCTCGCACGTCGCGGTCCGCTCCGGGCCAGACAGCCCGGTCAAGTACAGCGCCTTCGACCCGGACCTCCAGCTGTGGGTCGCGGCCTGCCTCTACGTCGGCGTCCGCGACATCCGGCGGGCGTTCCTCGGGCCGATGACCGAGGCGGACGAGGACGGCCTCTACGCGTACTGCAGCCGGCTCGGGACCTCGCTGCAGGTGCCGGCCGACCGCTGGCCCGCCGACCGCGAGGCGTTCGGGAAGTACTGGGCCGACGGACTGGCCCGGGTGCGGTACGACGAGCCGGTGCGGCAGCACCTGATGGCCGTGGTGGACCTCGAGATGATCCCGCGCTGGATGCGGTGGGGGAACCGGTCGCTCAACCGGTTCGCGACCACCGCGTTCCTCCCGCCGGAGTTCCGCGAGGCGATGGGTCTGACCTGGACCGCGGCCGATCAGCGCCGGTGGGAGCGGTTCGTCCGCGTCGTCCGGTTCGGCTCGCGGCTGCTCCCGCGCTGGGTGCGGATGCTGCCGGTCCGGCTGCAGTTGGCCGAGGTCCGGCTGCGGATCCGGCGGGGCTGGAGGCTGACCTGA
- a CDS encoding class I SAM-dependent methyltransferase, with product MGFYRDHVVPRIVNAACGMKSGNPLRQRVCAGLEGEVIEIGFGSGLNVPFYPATVERVAAIEPADLGWKLAAKRVAASPVPIERAGLDGQKLPFGDDSFDAAVSTWTLCTIPDAAAALSEVRRVLRPGGTLHFVEHGLAPDAGVARWQHRLEPMQKRIAGGCHLTRGIADLITNAGFTITEVDVFYEDGAPKFLAADTLGVATA from the coding sequence ATGGGCTTCTATCGCGATCACGTGGTTCCTCGGATCGTCAACGCCGCGTGCGGTATGAAGTCCGGCAATCCTCTGCGGCAGCGGGTGTGTGCGGGGCTCGAGGGGGAGGTCATCGAAATCGGATTCGGGTCCGGCCTCAACGTTCCCTTCTACCCGGCCACGGTCGAGCGGGTGGCTGCCATCGAGCCGGCCGACCTGGGCTGGAAGCTCGCGGCGAAGCGGGTCGCGGCGAGCCCGGTGCCGATCGAGCGCGCCGGGCTCGACGGTCAGAAGCTGCCGTTCGGCGACGACTCGTTCGACGCCGCCGTCTCGACCTGGACCCTGTGCACCATCCCCGACGCCGCAGCGGCGCTGTCGGAGGTACGACGCGTGCTCCGGCCGGGGGGCACCCTGCACTTCGTGGAGCACGGCCTGGCCCCGGATGCCGGCGTCGCACGCTGGCAGCACCGGCTGGAGCCGATGCAGAAACGGATTGCGGGTGGCTGCCACCTGACCCGTGGGATCGCCGACCTGATCACCAACGCGGGCTTCACGATCACCGAGGTCGACGTGTTCTACGAGGACGGCGCGCCCAAGTTCCTCGCCGCCGACACCCTCGGCGTCGCGACGGCGTGA
- a CDS encoding AMP-dependent synthetase/ligase, which yields MATEPRTLCEAFQQTAAAHPEVVALRTPDDSVSITWGEYAARVRNVAAGLAGLGVARGDTVAIMLTNRPEFHVVDAGALHAGATPFSVYNTLATDQIGYLFGNAGNKVVVTERQFLDKLQLANTDGEIEHFICVDGPAEGATTLEELEASGDPDFDFDASWQAVEPSDVLTLIYTSGTTGPPKGVELTHANLLAEMDALKGYFPLSHEDSLVSYLPDAHIANRWGAHYNNMRFGIQITTVADPKQLVATLPTVRPTFFGAVPAVWYKVKAGIEAALAAEPDEKKRKIANWAIATGTKVAWLKSEQKPVPLPLKLQHGLAERLVLGKLRERMGLDRVRVAATGASAIAPDALAFMLALGVPVLEVWGMSETSAVVTMNPPDGIRIGTVGKVVPGGSEIKLADDGELLVRGPLVMRGYRNDPERTAEAIDSDGWMHTGDIATIDDDGYVKIVDRKKELIINAAGKNMSPQNIEGAVKVACPLVMSVVAVGDDRPYVTALLTLDPDACAAYAAKAGLEDASPAVLAQDETVRKLIQSGIDQANEKLARVEQIKKFTVLPTPWEPGGDELTPTMKLKRKPIAEKYAAEIDALYGAR from the coding sequence GTGGCCACCGAACCCCGCACCCTCTGCGAAGCCTTCCAACAGACCGCCGCGGCGCACCCCGAGGTCGTCGCCCTCCGCACCCCCGACGACAGCGTCTCCATCACCTGGGGCGAGTACGCCGCACGAGTGCGCAACGTCGCGGCCGGCCTCGCCGGGCTCGGCGTCGCGCGTGGCGACACCGTGGCGATCATGCTGACCAACCGTCCCGAGTTCCACGTCGTCGACGCCGGAGCGCTGCACGCGGGCGCGACGCCGTTCTCGGTCTACAACACGCTGGCCACCGACCAGATCGGCTACCTGTTCGGCAACGCGGGCAACAAGGTCGTGGTCACCGAGAGGCAGTTCCTCGACAAGCTGCAGCTCGCGAACACCGACGGCGAGATCGAGCACTTCATCTGCGTCGACGGCCCCGCCGAGGGCGCGACGACGCTGGAGGAGCTCGAGGCGAGCGGCGATCCGGACTTCGACTTCGACGCGAGCTGGCAGGCGGTCGAGCCCTCCGACGTGCTGACCCTCATCTACACGTCCGGCACGACCGGACCGCCGAAGGGCGTGGAGCTCACGCACGCCAACCTGCTGGCGGAGATGGACGCCCTCAAGGGCTACTTCCCGCTCTCGCACGAGGACTCCCTGGTGTCCTACCTGCCCGACGCGCACATCGCCAACCGGTGGGGGGCGCACTACAACAACATGCGCTTCGGCATCCAGATCACCACCGTCGCCGACCCGAAGCAGCTGGTCGCGACGCTCCCGACCGTGCGGCCGACGTTCTTCGGAGCCGTGCCGGCGGTCTGGTACAAGGTCAAGGCCGGGATCGAGGCAGCGCTGGCAGCCGAGCCCGACGAGAAGAAGCGCAAGATCGCCAACTGGGCGATCGCGACCGGCACCAAGGTCGCCTGGCTGAAGTCGGAGCAGAAGCCGGTGCCGCTGCCCCTCAAGCTGCAGCACGGCCTGGCCGAGCGGCTGGTGCTCGGCAAGCTGCGGGAGCGGATGGGCCTCGACCGGGTCCGGGTCGCCGCCACCGGCGCCTCCGCGATCGCACCGGACGCGCTGGCGTTCATGCTGGCCCTCGGCGTCCCGGTGCTCGAGGTGTGGGGGATGTCGGAGACCTCTGCCGTCGTCACCATGAACCCGCCGGACGGCATCCGGATCGGCACCGTCGGCAAGGTGGTGCCGGGCGGCTCGGAGATCAAGCTGGCCGACGACGGCGAGCTGCTGGTCCGCGGCCCGCTCGTGATGCGCGGCTACCGCAACGACCCCGAGCGGACGGCCGAGGCGATCGACAGCGACGGCTGGATGCACACCGGCGACATCGCCACCATCGACGACGACGGCTACGTCAAGATCGTCGACCGCAAGAAGGAGCTCATCATCAACGCGGCCGGCAAGAACATGTCGCCGCAGAACATCGAGGGCGCGGTCAAGGTCGCCTGTCCGCTGGTGATGAGCGTGGTGGCCGTCGGCGACGACCGGCCCTACGTGACCGCGTTGCTGACGCTCGACCCGGACGCCTGCGCGGCGTACGCCGCCAAGGCCGGCCTCGAGGACGCCTCCCCGGCCGTGCTCGCCCAGGACGAGACCGTCCGGAAGCTGATCCAGTCCGGGATCGACCAGGCCAACGAGAAGCTGGCGCGGGTCGAGCAGATCAAGAAGTTCACGGTGCTGCCGACGCCCTGGGAGCCCGGCGGCGACGAGCTGACGCCGACCATGAAGCTCAAGCGCAAGCCGATCGCGGAGAAGTACGCCGCCGAGATCGACGCCCTCTACGGGGCGCGCTGA
- a CDS encoding MFS transporter, with translation MADEVAPPPLLTRGFVALGVADLAYFISVGVAIHTLPLYATGPVGSDEAGAGLAFGAFGVTALVCRPIAGRLSDVHGRKPLLVFGALLAAAGMLMLPYVDTLVGVVAIRLLQGVAEASFFVAGFALLADLAPPERLGEALSYNSLGLYLGIAFGPPLGEVVVEQWGYAEAWWVAGVLAVAAAVIIRWVPDVPGEGGDGHGKLIHRPGIPASLGFFASLAAISGFLAFASLWSEDVGLDNTSLALVVYGVVIVACRIVFAKVPDRVPSLPLATGSLVAIAAGLAVLVGWQTEAGLLTGVVVMAVGVTFSTPAFFSAIFATASPAERGAAAGTASAFIDLGLGFGPIVLGLVARQQDLSWAFGVGCAIALVGAAWTALLATRRRSVLSP, from the coding sequence GTGGCTGACGAAGTGGCCCCGCCGCCCCTGCTCACGCGCGGGTTCGTCGCGCTCGGGGTGGCGGACCTGGCGTACTTCATCTCGGTCGGCGTCGCCATCCACACCCTGCCGCTCTACGCGACCGGGCCGGTCGGCTCGGACGAGGCGGGCGCGGGCCTCGCGTTCGGCGCCTTCGGCGTCACGGCGCTGGTGTGCCGGCCGATCGCGGGCCGGCTCTCCGACGTGCACGGACGGAAGCCGCTGCTGGTCTTCGGCGCGCTGCTGGCTGCGGCCGGCATGCTGATGCTGCCGTACGTCGACACCCTGGTCGGTGTCGTCGCCATCCGGCTGCTGCAGGGGGTCGCCGAGGCGTCGTTCTTCGTCGCCGGCTTCGCGCTGCTCGCCGACCTGGCGCCGCCGGAGCGGCTGGGCGAGGCGCTGAGCTACAACTCGCTCGGCCTCTACCTGGGCATCGCCTTCGGGCCACCGCTGGGTGAGGTCGTGGTCGAGCAGTGGGGGTACGCGGAGGCGTGGTGGGTCGCCGGCGTCCTGGCGGTCGCGGCTGCCGTCATCATCCGGTGGGTGCCCGACGTACCGGGGGAGGGCGGCGACGGCCACGGCAAGCTGATCCACCGGCCCGGCATCCCGGCCTCGCTCGGGTTCTTCGCCTCGCTCGCCGCGATCAGCGGGTTCCTCGCGTTCGCCTCGCTGTGGTCGGAGGACGTCGGACTCGACAACACCTCGCTCGCCCTGGTCGTCTACGGCGTCGTCATCGTGGCGTGCCGGATCGTCTTCGCCAAGGTCCCGGACCGGGTGCCGTCGCTGCCTCTGGCCACCGGATCCCTGGTCGCGATCGCCGCCGGGCTGGCGGTGCTCGTCGGTTGGCAGACCGAGGCCGGCCTGCTGACGGGCGTCGTCGTGATGGCGGTGGGGGTGACGTTCTCGACGCCGGCGTTCTTCTCCGCGATCTTCGCGACCGCGTCGCCCGCCGAGCGCGGCGCCGCCGCCGGCACCGCGTCGGCGTTCATCGACCTCGGCCTCGGGTTCGGCCCGATCGTGCTCGGCCTGGTCGCCCGCCAGCAGGACCTGTCCTGGGCGTTCGGCGTCGGCTGCGCCATCGCACTGGTCGGCGCCGCTTGGACGGCGCTGCTCGCGACGCGTAGGCGTAGCGTGTTGTCCCCTTGA
- a CDS encoding MerR family transcriptional regulator, with translation MSIETGLTVDELAAETGMTVRTVRYYAGLGLMPAPERRGRLAFYSDVHVARLKLVRALQDHGLSLTAIEDYLARIPADGDADELAVHRLALTTWSPQPPERVSRAELDQRAGRPLDQDTIDVLLAIGVIEVEGEDFGLQPGFDAAVKVLELDISADGITAAGFAIKRHTEALAEELTDIFARQVIGPYRAREHHTPEEAAAFQAAIVRLRELTLEAVVSGFQRASNQVINRSLRG, from the coding sequence GTGTCCATCGAGACCGGGCTGACCGTCGACGAGCTGGCCGCCGAGACCGGCATGACGGTCCGGACGGTGCGCTACTACGCCGGCCTCGGGCTGATGCCGGCGCCCGAGCGGCGTGGCCGGCTGGCGTTCTACTCCGACGTCCACGTGGCGCGGCTCAAGCTGGTCCGCGCCCTCCAGGACCACGGGCTGAGCCTGACGGCGATCGAGGACTACCTCGCCCGGATCCCGGCGGACGGTGACGCCGACGAGCTGGCCGTGCACCGGCTGGCGCTGACGACGTGGTCGCCGCAGCCGCCCGAGCGGGTGAGCCGCGCCGAGCTGGACCAGCGCGCCGGCCGCCCGCTCGACCAGGACACGATCGACGTGCTCCTGGCGATCGGCGTGATCGAGGTGGAGGGCGAGGACTTCGGGCTGCAGCCCGGCTTCGACGCTGCGGTGAAGGTGCTCGAGCTCGACATCAGCGCCGACGGCATCACGGCCGCGGGGTTCGCCATCAAGCGGCACACCGAGGCACTGGCCGAGGAGCTCACCGACATCTTCGCCCGTCAGGTGATCGGGCCGTACCGCGCCCGCGAGCACCACACGCCCGAGGAGGCGGCGGCCTTCCAGGCCGCGATCGTCCGCCTGCGCGAGCTCACCCTGGAGGCGGTCGTCTCCGGCTTCCAGCGCGCGTCCAACCAGGTGATCAACCGCTCCTTGCGCGGTTGA
- a CDS encoding cupin domain-containing protein has translation MRVLAGGDAETGGAFTFTEFAGTAEGPWTVPHLHRGFEESFFILDGLFTFTVGDEPIEATPGTYILVPRGTAHMISAAEGGGRFLALMVPGGLEEMFFALGGLGPEAIRDPAARAAIAARYDSIPVNP, from the coding sequence ATGCGGGTCTTGGCCGGGGGCGACGCCGAGACCGGAGGCGCGTTCACTTTCACCGAGTTCGCCGGAACGGCCGAAGGCCCCTGGACCGTTCCGCATCTGCACCGCGGCTTCGAGGAGTCATTCTTCATCCTCGACGGGTTGTTCACGTTCACGGTCGGAGACGAGCCGATCGAGGCGACCCCCGGGACGTACATCCTCGTCCCCCGCGGGACCGCACACATGATCTCGGCAGCCGAGGGCGGCGGCCGGTTTCTCGCCCTGATGGTTCCGGGCGGTCTGGAGGAGATGTTCTTCGCGCTCGGCGGGCTCGGACCCGAAGCGATCCGTGACCCGGCTGCCAGAGCGGCGATCGCGGCTCGCTACGACTCGATTCCGGTGAACCCGTGA
- a CDS encoding acyl-CoA dehydrogenase family protein, with the protein MRELFLPEHEDFRDVARTFFAKEVTPNNEQWDRDGIVPRELWLKAGEAGLLCFDVPEQYGGAGIDDFRFNVVLSEEQTRAGANGPGFSVHTDIIVPYLISLGTDEQKQRWLPGCVTGETITAIAMTEPGAGSDLQGVRTTAVDQGDHYLLNGSKTFISNGIHADLVIVVARTNPEAGYQGISLLVVERGMEGFERGRNLEKIGMHAQDTAELSFTDVRVPKENLLGEEGSGFISLMMNLPQERLIIAAQAAAACEYVVEMCLDYAKTREAFGKPIGKFQHNRFLLAEMATEAKITRVFIDECVRKHVAGKLDAVEASQAKYWATELQNKLVNQGVQLHGGYGYMLEYPIARAYLDSRISTIYGGTTEIQKEIIGRSLGL; encoded by the coding sequence ATGCGCGAGCTCTTCCTTCCCGAGCACGAGGACTTCCGCGACGTCGCGCGGACCTTCTTCGCCAAGGAGGTCACTCCCAACAACGAGCAGTGGGACCGCGACGGCATCGTCCCGCGCGAGCTGTGGCTCAAGGCCGGCGAAGCCGGTCTGCTGTGCTTCGACGTCCCGGAGCAGTACGGCGGCGCGGGCATCGACGACTTCCGGTTCAACGTGGTGCTCTCCGAGGAGCAGACCAGGGCCGGTGCGAACGGACCCGGGTTCTCGGTCCACACCGACATCATCGTCCCCTACCTGATCTCGCTGGGCACCGACGAGCAGAAGCAGCGCTGGCTGCCGGGCTGCGTCACCGGCGAGACGATCACCGCGATCGCCATGACCGAGCCGGGCGCTGGCTCCGACCTGCAGGGCGTCCGCACGACCGCCGTCGACCAGGGCGACCACTACCTGCTCAACGGCTCCAAGACCTTCATCAGCAACGGCATCCACGCCGACCTGGTGATCGTCGTCGCGCGCACCAACCCCGAGGCCGGCTACCAGGGCATCAGCCTGCTGGTCGTGGAGCGCGGCATGGAGGGCTTCGAGCGCGGCCGCAACCTCGAGAAGATCGGCATGCACGCGCAGGACACCGCCGAGCTCAGCTTCACCGACGTCCGGGTGCCCAAGGAGAACCTCCTCGGCGAGGAGGGCAGCGGCTTCATCTCGCTGATGATGAACCTGCCGCAGGAGCGGCTGATCATCGCCGCCCAGGCCGCCGCCGCGTGCGAGTACGTCGTCGAGATGTGCCTCGACTACGCCAAGACCCGCGAGGCGTTCGGCAAGCCGATCGGCAAGTTCCAGCACAACCGCTTCCTGCTCGCGGAAATGGCGACCGAGGCCAAGATCACCCGGGTCTTCATCGACGAGTGCGTCAGGAAGCACGTCGCCGGCAAGCTCGACGCCGTCGAGGCGTCGCAGGCCAAGTACTGGGCGACCGAGCTCCAGAACAAGCTCGTCAACCAGGGCGTCCAGCTCCACGGCGGCTACGGCTACATGCTCGAGTACCCGATCGCGCGGGCCTACCTCGACAGCCGGATCTCGACCATCTACGGCGGCACGACCGAGATCCAGAAGGAGATCATCGGACGCAGCCTGGGTCTCTGA
- a CDS encoding oxygenase MpaB family protein, which translates to MGAEPVRTHRLVEEPTAGEESASLIRAEQEAERAEEMALMRRKLDGVVAFIAGPANVAMQLGWPEVGYGVVESRVENGRADLHPFKRFRTTIGYLGIALLGSHEQRVAYREAINGQHRQVRSTSESPVKYNAFNRDLQLWVASCLYYGSLDAITRMHGPLSREEELVLLRAGARFGTTLQVPAELWHRTPEEFRTYWEEGLDRIEIDDRVGDYLRGLLRVDLLPAPLARVLGPLNQWLNTGFLPEPIRDQLGLAWSERDQRRHDRVLRVLGAVSRPLPHVLRAFPINAMMWNLEIRRRLGKSMV; encoded by the coding sequence ATGGGAGCCGAGCCGGTCCGCACCCACCGGCTCGTCGAAGAACCCACCGCGGGCGAGGAGTCCGCGAGCCTGATCCGTGCCGAGCAGGAGGCGGAGCGCGCCGAGGAGATGGCGCTGATGCGCCGCAAGCTGGACGGGGTCGTCGCCTTCATCGCCGGCCCGGCCAACGTCGCGATGCAGCTGGGCTGGCCTGAGGTCGGGTACGGCGTCGTGGAGAGCCGGGTGGAGAACGGGCGGGCCGACCTCCATCCCTTCAAGCGGTTCCGCACGACGATCGGCTACCTCGGTATTGCGTTGCTCGGCAGCCACGAGCAGCGCGTCGCCTACCGCGAGGCAATCAACGGCCAGCACCGTCAGGTCCGCTCGACATCCGAGAGCCCGGTGAAGTACAACGCGTTCAACCGCGACCTCCAGCTGTGGGTGGCGAGCTGCCTCTACTACGGCAGTCTCGACGCGATCACCCGGATGCACGGCCCGCTCTCCCGCGAGGAGGAGCTGGTCCTGCTGCGCGCAGGCGCGCGGTTCGGCACCACCCTCCAGGTCCCGGCCGAGCTGTGGCACCGCACACCGGAGGAGTTCCGGACCTACTGGGAGGAGGGACTCGATCGGATCGAGATCGACGACCGGGTCGGCGACTACCTGCGCGGCCTGCTCCGCGTCGACCTGCTGCCCGCGCCGCTCGCCCGCGTGCTCGGCCCGCTCAACCAGTGGCTCAACACGGGGTTCCTCCCGGAGCCGATCCGTGACCAGCTCGGCCTGGCCTGGTCGGAGCGCGACCAGCGCCGGCACGACCGGGTGCTGCGGGTCCTCGGCGCCGTGTCCCGCCCGCTCCCCCACGTCCTCCGTGCGTTCCCCATCAACGCGATGATGTGGAACCTGGAGATCCGGCGGCGCCTCGGCAAGTCCATGGTGTGA
- a CDS encoding winged helix-turn-helix transcriptional regulator: MRDYGQFCPIARSSEVLAERWTPIIVRNLLNGCRTFNEIRQGAPGISTALLAQRLEALERAGVLLRAAKPGRRGTTYELTEMGQDLRAVCDALGQWGARWLEIEPRHLDPAYILWATLKLVDLDQIPDGTTTLRFRLHDHPVNDYWMLLRRPLPELCTRSSGYLEDLVCETDSQTLVDLHLRRTTYAAALRSDRLTLLGPTEMTRKFTTWFKTSPFADYLP; the protein is encoded by the coding sequence GTGCGCGACTACGGACAGTTCTGCCCGATCGCCCGCAGCTCGGAGGTGCTGGCCGAGAGGTGGACGCCCATCATCGTGCGCAACCTGCTGAACGGCTGCCGCACCTTCAACGAGATCCGCCAAGGAGCGCCAGGTATCTCCACGGCACTGCTGGCGCAACGGCTCGAGGCGCTGGAACGCGCCGGGGTCCTCCTTCGTGCCGCGAAGCCCGGCCGACGTGGTACGACGTACGAGCTGACCGAGATGGGACAGGACCTCAGGGCGGTGTGCGACGCACTCGGGCAGTGGGGCGCGCGCTGGCTCGAGATCGAACCCCGGCACCTCGACCCCGCGTACATCCTCTGGGCCACCCTCAAGCTCGTCGACCTCGACCAGATCCCTGACGGCACCACGACCCTGCGGTTCCGGCTGCACGACCATCCCGTGAACGACTACTGGATGCTGCTGCGACGACCGCTACCCGAGCTCTGCACCCGAAGCTCCGGCTACCTGGAGGACCTCGTCTGCGAAACAGACAGCCAAACCCTCGTCGACCTGCACCTTCGACGTACGACCTACGCCGCGGCTCTGCGGTCCGATCGCCTGACTCTCCTGGGACCGACGGAGATGACCAGGAAGTTCACCACCTGGTTCAAGACCAGCCCGTTCGCCGACTACCTGCCCTAG
- a CDS encoding RidA family protein, giving the protein MLDDAVPAPNVPVGSYAMAVRTGDLLFVSGHGAFEDGHPMHTGRLGKTMTTEQGARAAEAVMLNLLATIRAELGDLSSVAKVVKVVVFVNSAPDFTEQHVVANGATDLLAKAFGDAGRSARSAVGVASLPFGFAVEIEAVVQIGTSDVRAPSDS; this is encoded by the coding sequence ATGCTCGACGATGCCGTGCCTGCCCCGAACGTCCCGGTCGGCAGCTACGCGATGGCCGTCCGCACCGGTGACCTCCTGTTCGTGTCCGGACACGGCGCGTTCGAGGACGGCCACCCCATGCACACCGGTCGCTTGGGCAAGACGATGACGACCGAGCAAGGGGCACGCGCTGCCGAAGCGGTCATGCTCAACCTGCTGGCGACGATCCGCGCGGAGCTCGGAGACCTGTCGAGCGTCGCAAAGGTCGTCAAGGTGGTCGTCTTCGTCAACTCCGCACCCGACTTCACCGAGCAGCACGTGGTCGCCAACGGAGCGACCGATCTCCTGGCGAAGGCATTCGGCGACGCTGGCCGATCCGCACGATCAGCTGTCGGCGTCGCCTCGCTGCCCTTTGGCTTCGCGGTCGAGATCGAGGCTGTCGTGCAGATCGGCACGTCAGACGTCCGTGCTCCGTCCGACAGTTGA
- a CDS encoding oxygenase MpaB family protein, with protein MTAYDDYQPLPGVPLGPDSLTWRLFGDQRMLLVGMRAGLLQTMHPAIDLALREHDSTYFQGPMKRILRSLPQILGVVYDADARATAERVRDYHRPLKGRFPDGTRYSALTPEVFYWPHATFFEMQIALREHFGRPLSDRDKERLFQESRQWYSLYGVSASGTPATYDEFRAYWDDTITHVLRPNAIARSTFNRTKKGIFGPSPVKYLPEVLWQPVSDAQFDAMAWVLRGTFPAELRDRMGLDWTAAEDRRLRALGAGIQHTFGRLPLQARLLPQARQAWRREADRAPLPARAFASR; from the coding sequence GCCCCTGCCCGGCGTACCCCTGGGACCGGACTCCCTCACGTGGCGCCTGTTCGGTGACCAGCGGATGCTGCTCGTCGGCATGCGGGCCGGCCTCCTCCAGACCATGCACCCGGCGATCGACCTCGCGCTCCGCGAGCACGACTCGACGTACTTCCAGGGACCGATGAAGCGGATCCTCCGCTCGCTCCCCCAGATCCTCGGCGTCGTCTACGACGCCGATGCGCGGGCGACCGCGGAGCGGGTCCGCGACTACCACCGGCCGCTCAAGGGCAGGTTCCCGGACGGCACCCGCTACAGCGCGCTGACCCCCGAGGTCTTCTACTGGCCGCACGCGACCTTCTTCGAGATGCAGATCGCGCTGCGGGAGCACTTCGGGAGGCCCCTGTCCGACCGAGACAAGGAGCGGCTGTTCCAGGAGTCCCGTCAGTGGTACTCGCTCTACGGCGTCTCCGCCTCGGGCACGCCGGCGACGTACGACGAGTTCCGGGCCTACTGGGACGACACCATCACCCACGTGCTCCGGCCCAACGCCATCGCCCGCTCGACGTTCAACCGGACCAAGAAGGGCATCTTCGGGCCGTCGCCCGTCAAGTACCTGCCCGAGGTCCTCTGGCAGCCGGTGTCCGACGCGCAGTTCGACGCGATGGCCTGGGTGCTCCGTGGCACCTTCCCCGCCGAGCTGCGCGACCGGATGGGCCTCGACTGGACCGCCGCCGAGGACCGGAGACTGCGTGCCCTGGGCGCCGGCATCCAGCACACCTTCGGACGGCTGCCCCTCCAGGCGCGGCTGCTGCCGCAGGCCCGGCAGGCCTGGCGGCGCGAGGCGGACCGGGCACCCTTGCCTGCTCGTGCGTTCGCTTCTCGCTGA